A section of the Halococcus agarilyticus genome encodes:
- a CDS encoding tyrosine-type recombinase/integrase, which produces MVHADPRDALENAKDRITRLAVPVTDRDPNDDDYAQLVGEIAADDAARITEIVEAYDDGNTIRSPPDGESTRSPTTLTTWIAFMSKVARETPLNTLHADPDGDRDTNVNAVIDRFLTGESDLVKKGGISKKTVQKIQFTMRRFYRYHDDLWVDADDINYYSDVGDESGTVDPRDMLTREEILSARQSADHPRDEAMFALLLYTGMRNAALRSLRWRDVDLERGVYKYNPNCDALKGADHVGKWRTLLDAAQPLRDWRNYHPEAENPDAYVFTKKPRWTADDDLDPEIQLSSNSVSYTMRKIKEKAGIEKPMHPHMLRHNFVTIAKEDYELPDSTVKYLIGHEEDSDVMQRVYSHLSDESHNEKAEIAAGIREPDDKSGSRLSPGTCRTCGNALPENARACARCGTVFTPDAQAVENQIETDVKQSYAETEPDNRETMEKVDALDQLLKDPKVKATLLEKIEGH; this is translated from the coding sequence ATGGTTCACGCCGACCCGCGCGACGCACTCGAAAACGCGAAAGATCGGATCACCCGGCTCGCCGTCCCCGTCACCGATCGGGACCCCAACGACGACGATTACGCCCAACTTGTCGGCGAGATCGCCGCTGACGACGCCGCACGAATCACCGAGATTGTCGAAGCCTACGACGACGGGAACACGATCCGAAGTCCCCCGGACGGTGAGTCGACGCGCTCGCCAACGACGCTCACAACATGGATTGCGTTCATGAGTAAGGTGGCTCGTGAGACACCGCTGAATACGCTCCACGCGGACCCAGACGGCGATCGGGACACGAACGTTAACGCCGTCATTGATCGGTTTCTCACCGGCGAGAGCGACCTCGTGAAAAAGGGCGGAATCAGCAAGAAGACCGTCCAAAAAATCCAATTCACGATGCGCCGGTTCTACCGCTACCATGACGATTTGTGGGTTGACGCTGACGACATCAACTACTATTCCGACGTTGGTGACGAGAGCGGGACGGTCGACCCGCGAGACATGCTCACTCGCGAGGAGATACTGAGCGCGCGGCAGTCGGCCGACCACCCACGCGACGAAGCTATGTTCGCGCTATTGCTTTACACCGGGATGCGCAACGCCGCCCTCCGGTCGCTTCGCTGGCGGGACGTGGACTTAGAACGTGGCGTTTACAAATACAATCCCAATTGCGACGCCCTGAAAGGGGCCGACCATGTTGGGAAGTGGCGCACGCTGCTGGACGCCGCCCAACCACTTCGCGATTGGCGAAATTATCATCCCGAAGCCGAGAATCCCGATGCTTACGTGTTCACGAAGAAACCACGGTGGACCGCCGACGATGACCTCGATCCGGAGATTCAGCTGTCCAGTAACTCTGTGAGTTACACGATGCGAAAAATCAAAGAGAAGGCCGGGATCGAGAAGCCGATGCACCCACACATGCTTCGCCACAACTTCGTGACTATCGCCAAAGAGGACTACGAGTTGCCCGATAGCACTGTAAAATACTTGATTGGCCACGAGGAGGACAGCGACGTCATGCAGCGGGTGTATTCTCACCTTTCAGATGAGAGCCATAACGAGAAAGCGGAGATTGCTGCAGGGATTCGTGAACCCGACGACAAGAGTGGAAGTCGGCTTTCGCCTGGTACATGTCGGACGTGTGGAAACGCGCTACCTGAGAACGCGAGGGCATGCGCCCGGTGTGGGACTGTATTTACTCCAGATGCCCAAGCCGTAGAGAATCAAATAGAAACGGACGTGAAACAGTCCTATGCTGAAACGGAACCAGACAACAGAGAAACCATGGAGAAAGTTGACGCACTTGACCAGTTACTCAAGGATCCCAAGGTCAAAGCTACGCTTCTTGAAAAGATCGAAGGCCACTAA
- a CDS encoding type II toxin-antitoxin system RelE family toxin, giving the protein MAEIEVSERAADWLRDAEPDVRDRIMEKLRSIEDFPDHYLKRLSGSPYHRLRIGDYRAIIDWRRDEDPEVLFVREIGPRRNIYD; this is encoded by the coding sequence ATGGCCGAGATCGAGGTGTCGGAGCGCGCCGCCGACTGGTTGCGCGACGCCGAACCCGACGTGCGGGACCGGATCATGGAGAAACTCCGAAGTATCGAGGACTTTCCCGACCACTACCTCAAGCGCCTGAGTGGCTCACCGTACCACCGGCTCCGGATCGGCGACTATCGGGCGATCATCGACTGGCGGCGCGACGAAGATCCGGAAGTGCTGTTCGTTCGGGAAATCGGCCCGCGACGGAACATCTACGACTAA
- a CDS encoding winged helix-turn-helix domain-containing protein, whose product MSEQQRDESGKFGEKVTDQDVLKVFDYADAPVLTAAELAGELPLSASAVNARLNRMREDGLVDRKETGARAVAWWATVAPRLSPEARARADAADPDDAVPLDELEAEFGDAQPR is encoded by the coding sequence ATGAGTGAACAGCAGCGCGACGAGTCCGGGAAGTTCGGTGAGAAAGTCACCGATCAAGACGTGCTCAAGGTGTTCGATTACGCGGACGCGCCGGTTCTCACCGCCGCCGAACTCGCCGGCGAACTCCCTCTCTCGGCGTCGGCAGTGAACGCCCGACTGAACCGGATGCGTGAGGATGGTCTCGTCGATCGGAAAGAGACCGGGGCGCGCGCCGTCGCGTGGTGGGCTACTGTCGCACCGCGGCTCTCCCCCGAGGCTCGCGCGCGAGCGGACGCGGCCGATCCCGACGACGCAGTGCCTCTCGACGAGCTGGAAGCTGAGTTCGGCGACGCACAACCCCGCTGA
- a CDS encoding AEC family transporter codes for MAVLTRLAAMLAVVLAGTGLRAAGVLDADRTARLNALTYYVALPALIFTATYDRSVGELLSPALLAGLLIVLLATAALAWVVHRDRWSRPRRSVAVVQSYHSNLGYLGLPLVAATFDGEVTAIASVILGIGSLVQVPLTVLVLVGLNDADTRVRNELREVATNPVLASLATGLAVGEIGVAVPTSVAAGLDGLGALALPLALLCVGASLELDLPSVDVGATLSVVGLKIALMPVLAWIVFSALAVDPATLTAGVVMFGTPTAVSTFVYSNELGGDEGFASLNVFVTTVASIGSLFVLIELLG; via the coding sequence GTGGCAGTCCTCACCCGATTGGCGGCGATGCTCGCCGTGGTGCTGGCCGGGACCGGCCTGCGCGCGGCCGGGGTGCTCGACGCCGATCGGACCGCGCGGCTAAACGCGCTGACGTACTACGTCGCGCTCCCGGCGCTGATCTTCACCGCGACGTACGATCGATCGGTCGGCGAGCTGCTCTCGCCCGCGCTGCTCGCCGGGCTGTTGATCGTGCTCCTCGCGACGGCGGCGCTCGCGTGGGTCGTCCACCGGGATCGGTGGTCGCGACCGCGCCGGAGCGTCGCCGTGGTCCAGTCGTACCACTCGAACCTCGGCTATCTCGGCCTCCCGCTCGTCGCCGCGACGTTCGACGGCGAGGTGACCGCGATCGCGAGCGTGATCCTCGGGATCGGCTCGCTGGTCCAGGTCCCGCTCACGGTCCTCGTGCTCGTCGGGCTCAACGATGCCGACACACGGGTGCGGAACGAGCTCCGCGAGGTCGCGACCAACCCCGTGCTGGCGTCGCTTGCCACCGGGCTCGCGGTCGGTGAGATCGGGGTCGCGGTTCCCACGTCCGTGGCGGCCGGTCTCGACGGTCTCGGCGCGCTCGCGCTCCCGCTCGCGTTGCTCTGCGTCGGCGCATCACTCGAACTCGACCTGCCGTCGGTCGACGTCGGCGCGACGCTTTCGGTCGTCGGGCTCAAGATCGCCCTGATGCCGGTGCTCGCGTGGATCGTCTTCTCGGCGCTCGCCGTCGATCCTGCAACGCTGACCGCGGGCGTCGTGATGTTCGGGACGCCGACCGCCGTCTCGACGTTCGTCTACTCGAACGAACTCGGCGGCGACGAGGGGTTCGCGTCGCTCAACGTCTTCGTCACGACGGTCGCGTCGATCGGAAGCCTGTTCGTCCTGATCGAACTGCTCGGATAG
- a CDS encoding ATP-binding protein, whose amino-acid sequence MAREEHDRRIVVTEDGRTLPTVEILTGRGFVTGKSGSGKSNTASVIAEQLLEEGFNLLIVDTEGEYYGLKERFEVLHAGADEFCDVEIGPEDAESIAEAALVENVPVILDVSGYFDGEEAEKLIHDVVAHLFRKEKRERKPFLLLIEEMQEYLPQSGGGTDLAKLLKRIGKRGRKRGFGICGMSQRPSSVDKDFITQCDWLVWHRLTWKNDVSIAGDVLGSERAEMIQGFDAGEGFLLTDWDDSVDRVRFRRKATHDAGATPGLDSYDGAAGNGATEALLSDDSPLETTVEPDHDDPDDFDRRGDATAREQETVTQNADLDEAVADIDTAPPDSGGGESLDGADAGDLEAAVERERGRNRALEEEVAELRASHDEPAPASDVETERAGADGGSRARRVIDIPNSIVSSPRRRPTPPTPPTAAEDRTGVGGVVAEIGDLSVFLLRSAGYRLRLGSYLVRRRLADDDP is encoded by the coding sequence ATGGCGCGAGAGGAGCACGACCGACGCATCGTCGTGACCGAAGATGGAAGAACGCTCCCGACCGTCGAGATCCTCACGGGACGCGGATTTGTCACTGGAAAATCAGGAAGCGGCAAGTCGAACACCGCGAGCGTGATCGCCGAGCAGCTCCTCGAAGAGGGGTTCAACCTCCTGATCGTCGACACCGAGGGCGAGTACTACGGACTGAAGGAGCGTTTCGAGGTGCTTCACGCGGGTGCCGACGAGTTCTGTGACGTCGAGATCGGCCCCGAGGACGCCGAATCGATCGCGGAGGCCGCCCTCGTCGAGAACGTGCCGGTGATCCTCGACGTCTCGGGGTACTTCGACGGCGAGGAGGCCGAGAAGCTGATCCACGACGTCGTCGCCCATCTGTTCCGGAAGGAAAAGCGCGAGCGCAAGCCGTTCTTGCTCCTGATCGAGGAGATGCAGGAGTACCTCCCCCAGTCCGGTGGCGGCACCGATCTCGCGAAGCTCCTCAAGCGAATCGGCAAGCGCGGCCGGAAACGGGGGTTCGGGATCTGCGGGATGTCACAGCGCCCCTCGTCGGTCGACAAGGACTTCATCACCCAGTGTGACTGGCTGGTCTGGCACCGGCTGACGTGGAAGAACGACGTCTCGATCGCGGGCGACGTGCTCGGCAGCGAGCGCGCCGAGATGATCCAGGGGTTCGACGCCGGCGAGGGATTCTTGCTCACGGACTGGGACGACTCGGTGGATCGTGTCCGGTTCCGGCGGAAGGCCACCCACGACGCGGGCGCGACGCCCGGTCTCGACTCGTACGACGGGGCCGCCGGAAACGGCGCGACCGAGGCTCTCCTCTCGGACGACTCACCGCTCGAAACGACGGTCGAGCCGGATCACGACGACCCAGACGATTTCGACCGACGGGGTGACGCGACGGCCCGCGAGCAGGAGACGGTGACGCAGAACGCCGATCTCGACGAGGCGGTGGCGGATATCGACACCGCGCCACCCGACTCGGGCGGCGGGGAGTCGCTCGACGGCGCGGACGCGGGCGATCTCGAAGCGGCGGTCGAGCGGGAACGAGGGCGAAACCGCGCGCTAGAAGAGGAGGTCGCCGAACTCCGGGCCAGCCACGACGAGCCCGCCCCGGCAAGCGATGTCGAGACCGAGCGCGCCGGTGCGGACGGCGGATCGCGGGCCAGGCGCGTGATCGACATCCCGAACAGCATCGTGTCGTCGCCGCGCCGGCGTCCGACGCCGCCGACCCCGCCGACCGCGGCGGAGGACCGGACCGGCGTCGGGGGCGTCGTCGCCGAGATCGGCGATCTCTCGGTGTTCCTGCTGCGATCGGCCGGCTACCGCCTCCGTCTCGGATCGTACCTGGTCCGCCGTCGACTCGCCGACGACGATCCCTGA
- a CDS encoding NADPH:quinone reductase, whose product MRAVRYHEHGGPEVLQVDELDRPTPAADEILVEMRAASVNAVDTKFRAGTYGSVSLPAVPGGDGAGVVNEVGEGVEAFDVGDRVFAGGMGHDEGGTFAEYAAIPATKAAHLPESVSFDVGGAIPNVGVTAWLALVDRIGLRPTEHCLVHGGNGGVGHAAVQLGRAVGADVIATAGSDETREGVRDLGAVAAFDYDSETLAEEILNATDGDGVDAILDHRLDEYLGLDLTVAAMNAHIVSITGDIPAVENAPMQDKQPIVQGLAIANTPERRPVLRRLARLLERGDLTAVIAAAHDFETAGDAHRTVSEGGYVGKIVVHP is encoded by the coding sequence ATGCGAGCCGTTCGATACCACGAACACGGCGGGCCGGAGGTACTGCAGGTGGACGAGCTCGACCGACCGACGCCCGCGGCGGACGAGATTCTCGTCGAGATGCGGGCCGCGAGCGTCAACGCGGTCGACACGAAGTTCCGGGCCGGAACCTACGGTTCGGTCTCGCTGCCGGCGGTGCCGGGTGGCGACGGGGCGGGCGTCGTCAACGAGGTCGGAGAGGGTGTCGAGGCGTTCGACGTCGGCGATCGCGTCTTCGCCGGTGGAATGGGCCACGACGAGGGCGGCACGTTCGCCGAGTACGCCGCGATCCCGGCGACGAAGGCGGCCCACCTCCCCGAGAGCGTGTCGTTCGACGTCGGCGGCGCGATCCCCAATGTGGGAGTGACCGCGTGGCTGGCGCTCGTCGATCGGATCGGGCTCCGCCCGACCGAACACTGCCTCGTCCACGGCGGGAACGGCGGCGTCGGCCACGCTGCCGTCCAACTGGGCAGGGCCGTAGGTGCTGACGTGATCGCGACCGCCGGCTCGGACGAGACGCGCGAAGGGGTTCGGGACCTCGGCGCGGTCGCGGCGTTCGACTACGACAGCGAGACGCTCGCCGAAGAGATTCTGAACGCAACCGACGGCGACGGCGTCGACGCGATCCTCGATCACCGCCTCGACGAGTATCTCGGGCTCGATCTCACGGTCGCCGCGATGAACGCCCACATCGTCAGCATCACCGGCGACATCCCGGCGGTCGAGAACGCACCGATGCAGGACAAACAGCCGATCGTTCAGGGCCTGGCGATCGCGAACACCCCCGAGCGCCGGCCCGTCCTCCGTCGGCTCGCCCGCCTCCTGGAGCGGGGCGACCTCACCGCCGTGATCGCCGCGGCCCACGACTTCGAGACCGCCGGCGACGCCCATCGAACCGTCTCGGAGGGTGGCTACGTCGGGAAGATCGTCGTTCATCCCTGA
- a CDS encoding heavy-metal-associated domain-containing protein gives MRHRIDVDGMTCTGCAAIVEREVGDVGDVTHVAADHEAGVVSFATPHPTTGSYVEQVIDDLGYVVTAHTSD, from the coding sequence ATGCGTCACCGAATCGACGTCGATGGAATGACGTGTACGGGCTGTGCGGCGATCGTCGAGCGTGAGGTCGGCGACGTCGGCGACGTCACGCACGTGGCGGCCGATCACGAGGCGGGTGTGGTCTCGTTCGCCACGCCGCATCCGACGACCGGGAGCTACGTCGAGCAGGTCATCGACGACCTCGGATACGTCGTGACCGCCCACACGAGCGACTGA
- a CDS encoding HVO_2922 family protein: protein MSQATFELYVDSAGEWRWRLRHRNTEIIADGGEGYSSERAARNGIRSVKRNADGAPVEAHG from the coding sequence ATGAGCCAGGCGACGTTCGAACTCTACGTCGACAGCGCGGGCGAGTGGCGATGGCGACTTCGTCACCGGAACACCGAGATCATCGCCGACGGCGGCGAGGGCTACAGTTCGGAACGGGCGGCCCGGAACGGCATCCGGAGCGTCAAACGGAACGCCGACGGAGCGCCGGTCGAAGCGCACGGCTGA
- a CDS encoding SDR family NAD(P)-dependent oxidoreductase, whose amino-acid sequence MSNVAVVAGVGGGFGETLVRRLASEGYAVACFARSEDYLASLETDLREAGHDALAVPTDLRSPDEITAGFREIRNSLGPVDVLVYNPSVPAPGHLFDVDRDDFEAVYEVVLRGGFLAAREAIGDMRERDGGTVIFTGTSMAKRAFGNLLAWDMAGPALRGLAQSLVHRFGSEGVHVAYVLVDGAIGGPGESDVPRSPDELISPTAMADVYCHLIEQDRRGWTFELDLRASGDRIRI is encoded by the coding sequence ATGAGCAACGTCGCGGTCGTCGCGGGCGTCGGCGGTGGATTCGGGGAGACACTCGTCCGTCGTCTCGCGTCGGAGGGGTACGCCGTCGCCTGCTTCGCGCGCTCCGAGGACTATCTCGCGAGTCTCGAAACCGACCTCCGGGAGGCGGGCCACGACGCGCTCGCGGTCCCGACCGACCTGCGCTCCCCCGACGAGATTACGGCCGGTTTTCGCGAGATTCGGAACTCTCTGGGGCCGGTCGACGTGCTCGTCTACAACCCGAGCGTCCCAGCCCCAGGCCACCTCTTCGATGTCGACCGCGACGACTTCGAGGCGGTATACGAGGTCGTTCTCCGGGGTGGATTTCTCGCGGCGCGGGAGGCGATCGGTGACATGCGCGAGCGCGACGGCGGCACGGTGATCTTCACGGGGACCTCGATGGCGAAACGCGCGTTCGGCAACCTGCTCGCGTGGGACATGGCCGGCCCCGCGCTCCGGGGCCTCGCCCAGTCGCTCGTCCATCGGTTCGGCTCCGAAGGAGTGCACGTCGCGTACGTCCTCGTCGACGGCGCGATCGGCGGGCCCGGCGAGAGCGACGTGCCCCGCTCTCCCGACGAGCTCATCTCCCCGACCGCGATGGCGGACGTCTACTGCCACCTCATCGAGCAAGATCGGCGGGGCTGGACGTTCGAACTCGACCTCCGCGCGTCCGGCGATCGGATCCGGATTTAG
- a CDS encoding ion transporter, which produces MTVGKGGPTARAVDWLVAGLIVCNVVAVVLGTVDPLFDRYRSVFYTFELLSVGVFTAEYVLRVWSATAVEEYDHPVFGRLRFMTRPAVVIDLIAVAPFYLGTVVFASDLRVLRALRLVRFLRLFKLARYSRSVDRFRRVMRRKTGDLVVAIVGTSLLLTLASSLMYFVEHDAQPAAFSSIPAALWWGVVTLTTVGYGDVYPVTPLGKLLGATVAVLGTGLVALPASILASGFIAADADPDQCPHCGRDLD; this is translated from the coding sequence GTGACGGTCGGTAAGGGAGGACCGACCGCCCGAGCCGTCGACTGGCTGGTCGCGGGACTCATCGTTTGCAACGTCGTCGCCGTCGTTCTCGGGACGGTCGACCCGCTGTTCGACCGCTACCGGTCCGTTTTCTACACCTTCGAACTCCTCTCGGTCGGCGTGTTCACCGCCGAATACGTCCTCCGGGTCTGGTCAGCGACAGCGGTTGAGGAGTACGATCACCCGGTTTTCGGCCGCCTCCGGTTCATGACGCGGCCCGCGGTCGTGATCGATCTGATCGCTGTCGCGCCCTTCTATCTCGGCACCGTCGTGTTCGCCTCGGACCTCCGGGTGCTCCGCGCGCTCAGACTCGTCCGATTTCTCCGGCTGTTCAAGCTCGCACGCTACTCCCGATCGGTGGATCGATTCAGGCGGGTGATGCGACGAAAAACCGGCGATCTCGTCGTCGCGATCGTCGGCACGAGTCTCCTCCTCACGCTGGCGTCGAGCCTGATGTATTTCGTCGAGCACGACGCCCAGCCCGCGGCGTTTTCGAGCATTCCGGCGGCGCTGTGGTGGGGCGTCGTGACCCTCACGACGGTCGGCTACGGCGATGTCTATCCCGTGACGCCGCTCGGAAAGCTCCTCGGCGCGACGGTCGCGGTGCTCGGTACCGGCCTGGTCGCGCTCCCCGCCAGCATCCTCGCCTCGGGGTTCATCGCGGCCGACGCCGATCCCGACCAGTGTCCTCACTGCGGTCGCGATCTCGATTGA
- a CDS encoding beta propeller repeat protein, translating to MNRDEWRAIDSPTDKTLFGVVHTTHGPYAVGEDGVVLAREETGWTTVIGSGPATDRNRLTCVAATPDRERCWFAGDSGALGLYDTRTGRKYDYTAPMEKTSTWEAIAVAGTPRDERLCVANGSGEVLPIGFDEHGCPRYGAVVEPGGGSTIAALAADATACYAADTSASVFETGDEEWSEIGIDCAQVDFFGLCLAGDSLLVGGDDGTIYRYDRACGNWTPLSVGEAAIHALAIDGDAAGTRAAAVGEGGAIVERTPDRGWHGVDSPTDADLWGVALGSTGVAVGEDGTIIER from the coding sequence ATGAACCGAGACGAGTGGCGGGCGATCGATTCGCCGACCGACAAGACGCTGTTCGGCGTCGTCCACACCACACACGGCCCGTACGCTGTCGGCGAGGATGGGGTGGTTCTCGCGCGCGAAGAGACGGGATGGACGACGGTGATCGGGTCGGGGCCGGCGACCGATCGCAACCGGCTCACCTGTGTCGCGGCCACGCCCGACCGCGAGCGGTGCTGGTTCGCGGGCGACAGCGGCGCGCTCGGGCTGTACGACACCCGAACCGGGCGGAAGTACGACTACACCGCCCCGATGGAGAAGACGAGCACGTGGGAGGCGATCGCGGTCGCCGGGACGCCACGCGACGAGCGCCTCTGTGTGGCGAACGGGTCGGGCGAGGTGCTGCCGATCGGGTTCGACGAGCACGGCTGTCCGCGGTACGGCGCGGTCGTCGAACCCGGTGGTGGGTCGACCATCGCGGCGCTCGCCGCCGACGCGACCGCGTGCTACGCCGCCGACACCAGCGCCAGTGTCTTCGAGACGGGCGACGAGGAGTGGAGCGAAATCGGTATCGACTGCGCACAGGTCGATTTCTTCGGGCTGTGTCTCGCGGGCGACTCGCTCCTCGTGGGCGGCGACGACGGAACGATCTACCGCTACGATCGCGCCTGCGGGAACTGGACGCCGCTCTCGGTCGGCGAGGCGGCGATCCACGCGCTCGCCATCGACGGGGACGCTGCCGGAACGCGAGCGGCCGCGGTCGGCGAGGGCGGGGCGATCGTCGAGCGAACGCCCGATCGGGGGTGGCACGGCGTCGACTCCCCGACCGACGCCGACCTGTGGGGAGTCGCGCTCGGGTCCACCGGTGTCGCAGTCGGCGAGGACGGAACGATCATCGAACGCTGA
- a CDS encoding PadR family transcriptional regulator — translation MSVYDTTIDTDEPTPDLPDEPQPLAELTGFQRDVLFVVVSLDGTNPNGVEIKRELRETYDEEINHGRLYQNLRELVDEGLVEKRPVDGRTNAYRASAAARECLEAHTAWSQWCLLDGTDEPA, via the coding sequence ATGTCAGTGTACGACACAACTATCGACACCGACGAACCGACGCCCGATCTCCCGGACGAGCCACAGCCCCTCGCCGAACTGACGGGGTTCCAGCGCGACGTGCTGTTCGTCGTCGTCAGCCTCGACGGGACGAACCCCAATGGCGTGGAGATCAAGCGCGAGCTCCGGGAGACCTACGACGAGGAGATCAACCACGGCCGGCTCTACCAGAACCTCCGCGAGCTCGTCGACGAGGGCCTCGTCGAGAAGCGCCCGGTCGACGGCCGGACGAACGCCTACCGCGCGAGCGCGGCGGCCCGGGAGTGTCTCGAAGCCCACACCGCGTGGAGTCAGTGGTGTCTCCTCGACGGCACCGACGAGCCGGCCTGA
- a CDS encoding cbb3-type cytochrome c oxidase subunit I: protein MAGPPTGRTADDREKLRGALRWVTTVDHEDIGLLYLVFGTAAGLLGGLDAMLLRTGLLTPSADVWGPETYNELFSTHGLTMLFLFATPVAFGLASYVVPSLIGADDMAFPRVNATAFWLLPAAFVLMRAGIFADLLGVPGMNPPATGWTLYPPLSRRAPNVDLDLVLLGLHLSGVSTLLSAGNFVVTIVAERADAVGWHRLDIFSWTVLTTSGLVLFAFPVLGSAVVMLLLDRNLGTTFFAVEAGGPLLWQHLFWFFGHPEVYILVLPPMGLLSHIIPKFAGRELFGFQFVVYSTLAIGVLAFGVWAHHMFTTGIDPRIRASFMAVSLAIALPSAVKTFNWIATMWGGTVRLTAPMLFCVGAIANFVVGGVTGVFLASIPVDLLYHGTYYVVGHFHFVLVGMVVFALFAASYYWFPLFTGRLFDPGLARAHFWLTTIGVVIAFLAMLVAGMGGLPRRMATYPTQFATTQQLATLGAYLIGFGQALWLWNVLVSWRTGQIVETADVWNLKESGAFTREWQRFERRLERIESRDDAAATAADDERA from the coding sequence ATGGCAGGACCACCCACCGGACGAACAGCCGACGACCGCGAGAAACTCCGCGGCGCGCTCAGGTGGGTCACCACCGTCGATCACGAGGACATCGGCCTGCTGTACCTTGTTTTCGGAACCGCAGCCGGCCTGCTCGGTGGACTCGACGCAATGTTGCTCAGAACTGGGCTCCTGACCCCGTCGGCCGACGTCTGGGGGCCCGAGACCTACAACGAGCTGTTCTCCACCCACGGCCTGACGATGCTCTTTCTCTTTGCGACCCCGGTCGCCTTTGGACTGGCGAGCTACGTGGTGCCGTCGCTGATCGGCGCGGACGACATGGCGTTTCCGCGGGTCAACGCGACCGCGTTCTGGCTGCTTCCCGCGGCGTTCGTCCTCATGCGCGCCGGCATCTTCGCCGATCTGCTCGGCGTTCCTGGGATGAACCCCCCGGCGACCGGCTGGACGCTGTATCCGCCACTGTCAAGGCGCGCTCCGAACGTCGATCTCGACCTCGTGTTGCTCGGCCTCCACCTGAGCGGCGTCAGTACGCTCCTGAGTGCGGGCAACTTCGTCGTGACGATCGTCGCCGAGCGCGCCGATGCGGTCGGCTGGCACAGGCTGGATATCTTCTCGTGGACGGTGCTCACCACGAGCGGGCTCGTGCTGTTCGCGTTTCCGGTGCTCGGGAGCGCGGTCGTCATGCTCCTCCTCGATCGAAATCTCGGGACGACCTTCTTCGCGGTCGAAGCGGGTGGCCCACTCCTCTGGCAGCATCTCTTCTGGTTCTTCGGCCATCCCGAAGTCTATATCCTCGTGCTGCCGCCGATGGGCCTTCTCAGCCACATCATCCCGAAGTTCGCGGGCCGCGAGCTGTTCGGCTTCCAGTTCGTGGTCTACTCGACACTCGCGATCGGGGTGCTCGCCTTCGGCGTGTGGGCCCACCACATGTTCACGACCGGGATCGATCCCCGTATCCGGGCGAGCTTCATGGCGGTGTCGCTCGCGATCGCGCTGCCGAGCGCGGTCAAGACGTTCAACTGGATCGCCACGATGTGGGGCGGCACGGTTCGGCTGACCGCACCGATGCTGTTCTGCGTCGGCGCGATCGCGAACTTCGTCGTCGGCGGCGTCACCGGCGTCTTCCTCGCTTCTATCCCAGTAGATCTGCTGTACCACGGGACGTACTACGTCGTCGGTCACTTCCACTTCGTGCTCGTCGGGATGGTGGTGTTCGCGCTGTTCGCGGCGTCGTACTACTGGTTCCCGCTCTTCACTGGGCGGCTCTTTGACCCCGGACTCGCCCGCGCGCATTTCTGGCTGACAACGATCGGGGTCGTGATCGCCTTCCTCGCCATGCTGGTCGCCGGGATGGGTGGGCTGCCGCGCCGGATGGCGACCTATCCCACTCAGTTTGCCACCACCCAGCAGCTCGCGACTCTCGGGGCGTACCTGATCGGGTTCGGCCAGGCGCTCTGGCTGTGGAACGTGCTGGTCTCGTGGCGCACGGGACAGATCGTCGAGACCGCCGACGTCTGGAACCTGAAGGAGAGCGGGGCGTTCACCCGCGAGTGGCAGCGTTTCGAGCGGCGTCTGGAGCGGATCGAATCGCGCGACGACGCGGCGGCGACGGCTGCGGACGACGAGCGTGCGTAG